In Shewanella psychrotolerans, the genomic stretch TGAAGTGATGATCACCACGGCTTTGCCCTTGTCCAACCCAAAGCATTAGCAAAGTAAGACTATGTGATCGATGATGTTGAAAATGCTGCGTATAAGATCACAATAACAGTTCAACTTGAGGGAAATTTAGATCAGGCTGATATACTCTAGCTGACACGAATTCAACAAGCGCGTTTTCTGTTATCAGAGAAGACTAAGTGGTAAATTCGCCGTTAACCACAATATTTATATGTTGCATGGCAAATAAAGTGATCGTGTTCCCGTTATCCAGAGGCAATTGAGAGCGGGATAATGAATAAGATAATGGCTCAAATAGTCATCGATACTCAGCCGTTTTTAGATGAGCAGGTAACGGACTTTTCATTCCCACGGCACTATTCATTCATGCAGTAAGCACTGACATCGACGATTGATTCACAAATTGAACAATACGAATGTCCAGTTAATTGGTATTCACAAAAAGCCGGTTTTAATCTGGCGACTGACTTTAAGGATATAGAATGACCCGTTCTGAAACCCTATTTGAACAGGCTAAAAAAACCATCCCTGGTGGCGTTAACTCGCCTGTACGTGCCTTTAACGGCGTGGGTGGCTCACCTCTGTTTATCGAAAAAGCCGATGGCGCTTATATTTATGATGCCGATGGTAAAGCCTATATCGACTATGTTGGTTCTTGGGGCCCGATGATTTTAGGTCATAATCATCCTAAGATTCGTGCTGCTGTGTTAGCTGCTGTCGAAAACGGCCTGTCTTTCGGTGCACCGACAGAGCTTGAAGTGCGCATGGCAGAAAAAGTGATTGAGATGGTACCATCGATGGAACAGGTTCGCATGGTTAGCTCAGGCACCGAAGCCACCATGAGTGCGATTCGCTTAGCTCGTGGTTTCACTGGCCGCGATAAGATCCTTAAATTTGAAGGTTGCTACCACGGCCACGCTGACTGCTTACTCGTAAAAGCAGGTTCAGGCGCGCTAACACTAGGCCAGCCAAGCTCACCTGGTATCCCTGAAGATTTCGCTAAGCACACTCTGACCGCCGTTTATAACGAGCTAGAATCGGTCAAATCGCTGTTTGAACAGTATCCAGAAGAGATCTCGTGCATCATTCTTGAGCCTGTTGCTGGCAACATGAACTGCATACCGCCAATCCCTGGTTTCCTGGAGGGCCTACGAGCCCTTTGTGACCAATACGGTGCACTACTCATTATCGACGAAGTAATGACAGGTTTCCGCGTATCGAAAAGCGGCGCTCAAGGTCACTACGGAATTACCCCAGATCTAACGACTTTAGGTAAAGTGATTGGTGGCGGTATGCCAGTCGGTGCTTTCGGTGGTCGTAAAGATGTGATGCAGTTTATCGCCCCAACGGGTCCTGTTTATCAAGCCGGTACCCTATCTGGTAACCCAATTGCCATGTCAGCCGGTCTTGCACAGATGGAAGCGCTTTGCGAAGAGGGTCTTTACGAAGAGCTAGCCGCTAAGACAAAACGTATCGCAGAAGGCTTTAAAGCCGCAGCGAACAAGCACGGTATTCCACTGAGCATCAACTATGTTGGCGGTATGTTCGGACTCTTCTTCACAGAAGAAGAGAAAGTCACTCGCTTCGACCAAGTGACTAAGTGTGACGCTGAAGCATT encodes the following:
- the hemL gene encoding glutamate-1-semialdehyde 2,1-aminomutase codes for the protein MTRSETLFEQAKKTIPGGVNSPVRAFNGVGGSPLFIEKADGAYIYDADGKAYIDYVGSWGPMILGHNHPKIRAAVLAAVENGLSFGAPTELEVRMAEKVIEMVPSMEQVRMVSSGTEATMSAIRLARGFTGRDKILKFEGCYHGHADCLLVKAGSGALTLGQPSSPGIPEDFAKHTLTAVYNELESVKSLFEQYPEEISCIILEPVAGNMNCIPPIPGFLEGLRALCDQYGALLIIDEVMTGFRVSKSGAQGHYGITPDLTTLGKVIGGGMPVGAFGGRKDVMQFIAPTGPVYQAGTLSGNPIAMSAGLAQMEALCEEGLYEELAAKTKRIAEGFKAAANKHGIPLSINYVGGMFGLFFTEEEKVTRFDQVTKCDAEAFPVFYHGMLDEGVYLAPSAYEAGFLSMAHGEKELEATLAAAERVFAKMAK